The genomic stretch TTGGTTATGCTGGTGCGTATTGGTGGGTCCCTACCAGTTGCTGAATAACACGTTCAACCAATGTGGCAAAACTCAGGTCATCACTCTCCCGGTTGTCATACATGTACTTTGCCAGCTTGGCAATGGTCTCTGTGTCAGTCTCTGACTCAAACTCATAGCCTTTGCTCTCCTGTGGAGATTTGTAGAGTTAATTCCGACAACTTATCGGATGAAGAAAtgtcttttataaaaaaaaaaaaaaaaaaaaaaaaagctcaccAAGAATTTCCTCAGGTCTTTGTAGTTGGTGATGATTCCATTGTGGATGACGATGAACTCTGCaaacaaaaccataaacttTAATATGAATGAACAGCCAAGCAAgatttttgcctttattttgaaattctaaaCAAACCCCACCGTTGTTCTTGTCAGATCTCTGTGGATGACTGTTCACTGGGCTCGGCACGCCGTGTGTTGCCCAGCGAGTGTGAGCGATGCCAAGGTGAACATCAAACTCCACATCCAGGTCGATATCCTGCTGTTCTAAAACAACGAGCACAATCAAAATATTTAGTATGTGGCATTCCACCAAagcaaatagaataaaaatgacataaacctCGTCTTACTGTGGATCTCCTCATCGAGAGCTTTCACTTTTCCACGTTGCTTGATCAAGTGGATGGACTTGGCGTTGGACTCCCACTCCTTACTGTTGCCTCCATCAATTCCCACTCCTGATCAGATCATACAGTGACAAGTATGATGAGAATCTTATGGCAGAATATAAAAGCTGGGCtttactcagaaaaaaacacatttatttgcccaaacaaaaaaaaagtgcttgttttctttcatgCTTAGAGGAACAAAGTTAAATGACTCAATAATATAgtctgataaaaatatattttttggaatgTGACTACAATATAATTGAAACAATAGAGACAGAATAAATGGAGATAgtttaaataacttttctttgagtaaaaaaaaaaagaactaaagcaaaaaaaaagataacaacAGGTGCAATTTAGTCTGCGATCTTTCTCACCAGCTGAGTCATAGCCTCTGTACTCCAGACGTCGGAGACCCTTGATGAGGATCTCAAGGATGTCCCGCCGTGTCCTTGGCACATGGTAATTGAGATAGGCAaagattccttaaaaaaataaagaacaaaaaaaaagttttcatttttgtattttttatgtgactCTCCTGTCCTGCAAATATTTCAGTACATTATTCTCATcactattaaagaaaaactgaactaTAACTATGCTGTACTGGCATTAGACTGGTGTGTTATGTGGTTTTGCCCtcattttagcaacaaactATTTCAAAATACTGAGGAGCAATTCAGAAATCAGCTCagaagtggtttaaaaaaaagcattttgtcaCCATGAGCTCTGAAACAATTCAGTATAAAAGCTGTGCTGTTagaaacataataataataaactaaaaaaactaacaaaataaaaaaaaagcaaacaagatgtattttgttttctttttattcacattataCTTTTTTggttattgctttttttttttttttgctttattaaattgtttttgtggcattgtTGAGGTCACAGACAGTCGTACTAAAGTCTTCCACCAGCTTCTAACATTTTGACCACATagttgaaacaaaataaaaggttaattTCCCAACATGTCTCGACTATCCCATCACAGAATTACCACATATATGAATTTAGTTAAGCTTCAGTAACACGCCCACACAAATCAAGActgaaagtttaaaagtttcataGTTGATCTGCAAATATCTGGCACTAAATCTGACACACCAAGAGTGAAACCATAAATGCCCAATAGGAAAATTACACATCCAGAGTGCTACACACCCAAAATGTGAGGTTGAATTTTGAACCCAGTGGAGAACAGAGCTTTCATTCAGAACCGCAAGTAATAGGAGGCAGGGGTGTAACAACAAtacattagaaaaaagaaaaactggtttACTAAAAGTAATTATTAACCGAAACAACATGTTATTAATAGAAAAGCAAACCAACTAGTTTCTCTGGTCTGGTTAGTATTCTCAGATTGTGCTGACAGGTGATGCGAGACAGACATgagctgtcagctgacagaaaatATTCACTCACAGAGATCTTTAACCTAATACATGTAATTCAACTGTGCGTCTTTAATTCAAATGTGAGCCTCTTGTGTAATCCCAACGCGATTATGACAAACCGAAACAATGTAAAGCTAATAGGAGTAATGTGTCCGGAAACCCAAGTGTCGTTGTTTTCGtttatgtttctttaaataCTTATATTAAAGAGCTGATACAAAAACTTCAATTTATTCTTAAGAGGGTTAGCTAATAATAATCAATGAAATATGTGTGTATGGTGAGATTAGCAAAAATAGAAACCAGGAGGAAATGTTTCAATGGACGTTCGTAGATTCCAAATACACACAGGAAGAAACCAgcaacagttttaatcttatagTTAATCGTTACAATGgtattttttccaacaaaaacataaaataagtaataGTTAAGCTAAAAGCTGGTTATTAATTTTAGCTGAGTAGCAGCATCATGCTCGCTAATCAAGGTAGCCACCCAAGCTAATGTCAATTCATTGGCCTGAAACTATAGCATACTAATTTTCATCTCAGTAACTGTGTGGCTAATAGGTATAGAACAATATTTCAACACGAATaatataaaaactgaataaaaatcacACCACTCACCACACATGTCTTCAGCTTGCTTGTCAGTAACAGCTACTCGGCGCCTTGGTTGCTGGGAACGCCTATCTCTTAGACCCACCCCTCTTCGATTGACAACCAATCGCCTTTCTCCATAGTGCCTTCTTATTGGTCGAGCGAGATGTCAGTCAGGAAACAGCATCAACGCAGACAGTAATGACGTGGCATCAGGATGCAATTCGTGAGCAGAAAAGCTTGAAGATCCTGCTACTCCCCGTCAGCGCACATTCATCCAACATCAATGAATAATGGCAGCCCTGTTCTCCCAGTAAACATTAAATGACTACAGCTTCTGACATAATAATCTGTTTattatatgaaataatttattgcTGCCTCATAAACAGTTTTAGCTGTaaaaacgactttttttttcaaaatattcagACAAAATAGAGAAGTTATAGGTCAAATTTAATCATTAAAGTTTAACATgtcacagcatttttttaaattcataaaagcacgtctattttttaatcatactatcatactgataaaaaaatctaaagatattttattcaaacatgatttatttaagCTCTGAATGAAGTCACTCATGTCAATACTATTATCAAATGTTGTTCAAGCCCTTAGGCTACAATATTTAATTGTTCTTGCtaagaatttattaaaaatttgtatttgtaaattgaaaaatgacttaaactactttaataaaaaaacatccaatggtattttccaaagaACTAGCAtctattctcatttttttaaacataatttctgCCCAAAACAATTTacaccaataaaaaaacatgatctaatgaattatttcaacaaactttatttatacagatACATTGTATTATAATATACATTACACAGGTTGTGTTTTCAAGCTGAAGGCTTGCTGAAATGTAACATaatgaaagaataaatacaATTGTAAATACAAGTGATTTAAACTGTACAATTTCTTTCTGTTAGTGATCGGTCATTTTGCAAATTCTTCTGAAATACTGACAAAGCAAATAacagcaattaaaataattaagatctagaaataaaaacatgtatttctgCACAACTGTGGTATAGCATGTTACGCTATGTTGAgtataaatcaacaaaaaaaggagggaaaagaagaaaatgtaataaagctTTGGAATCAGTTTGTTACACTTGAGCAgcctcttcatcctcatcatcctTTACCTGaacaaaaagaatacaaaatagGTCTTACTTATATTCATAGCTTTTATTAGTACTTTCTAGATTAGCTTTTATTTGATGTAAAAGCAATTGAGACTTATAAAAcctgtaataaaaatatatttttaaaagcttttaagtCTAAGTAAcaccatgacagacataaaaaacaCCACAGGTTTTAGTATAAATAACTAATAAACTATGACTATAAATAATAACTTGGTTATGTATTTTaaatcttacattttaaaacaaaaaatttaatttaaaaaaatcgcaAATAAAAATCTTATTGGTAAAGttaaatcattaatgtttaatAGCTATAAAGGAAAGCAAAAGCTTGATGTAGTAGGTAAAAGTTTGAACAATATTCAAggattggcaaaaaaaatagacaaagaaaaaaaaaggacaaacctGTTCCACCGATTCAACCTCAGGTACGTAAAACTGGAGCATATTTTGGATGCCGTTCTTCAGCGTAACTATAGAACTGGGACAACTGGTACATGAGCCTTGCAACTTCAGCTTAACTACTCCATCCTCAAATCCTCTGTAGACGACATCGCCGCCGTCTTCCTGCACCGTTGGCCTGCAGAGGAAGAACACCCACGAGTTGACATAGAAATGGGTCGAACTGCAGTCACTTTTCAAGTGATCTCACCTTATTCGAGTGTCCAGAAGCTCTTTGATCATAGCAACCACTTCGTCATCCTCATCGGATGGTGCTGTAAAGATAAATTTCTTGAAAAGACAAGTTTATGGTTTACACCTCAGGGTAGATTAATACTCACCTGTGTCTGCGCTGGGCTTGCTGTCCTCATTGACGACTGGAAGTCCAGAAGTAAAGAAGTCCATGATGGCAGCAAATACATCTGGCTTTATTACTTTCCATTCCATATTTGCGTCAGACTAGAGGAGAGAGTAAAATCTGGTTAGTCAAGATAATGCAGATATTTGACTTATATTGATGCAATATTTTACCTTTGTGATGGTAATGAAATCTGGGCCCAGGAAAACACTTTTAACTCCATCAATCCTAAAGAGCTgcctgcaaacacaaaaacagaccaaaactGAATAGACCCAGAAGTTATACAAATAACTAACATAAGTAAGCAAAATAAtctatattatatattatcCCAACCAAACAACTCTTAAGGCTTTTCAGCACAAATGTGAGAATATCATCAAAACAATCTGATGGCAAAATAGAAGAAactataaatatgaaataaaaagtatattcccttgaaaaagaacaaaaacaacaggatttttaaaaagcaagttCAGTTCATTTTTTAGGACTCCAGTCCATTGATGTGGGAATTATATGTGATATCACGTAATACAGACAAGTAGTAAGCTttcttaaattgtttaaaaaataaactaaaatagaattaaatgtaaaaacaaaatcatgtaCATCAGTGTTTATTGAGTCCTATACCTGGCTAAAGGGGAGCAGTATGCTTCACGAGGGCCTGCAAAATTCATAGTTCCTTCTTCAAGAACTATACGGCCAGGCAGAAACTTCAGGCTGTTTGGATTAGGCGTGTCCTGCGTCTGCACAAACATTGTTCGTCCTGAATATAGACGAAACAAGAAGATCCACAATGTGACAACAGTAGTAAGCAGGTGATAGAGATAAGTCTTGTTATTGTACTCCACCTTCAGACGCAGGTTCTCCTCAAGACAAAATAGACTAACTAAAATTGGTTTCAAATTTATTGAGACTAAACCCAAATTTTACACATCTAGATTGCACATGCACAGTTCTGTATTTGGACACCTTATCAAAACATGCTGCAATCACCTCCATCTCATAGTACAAGTGTTTAACAAGCAGTGCAAATACAAGACGATGGAATAAGAATACAAACCAGGAATAACCCAAATGGGGTTTTGTGGCATTCTGTTTGAGACTCGTGTTGCTTGTGAGGGAAATCCAGAGGTTGGACAGCCTCTGCTAGCAAGCCTAAAattgtgggagaaaaaaaataaaaataaaataccataaTGACGAACTATCAAACAAACGTTTATATTAACTCACTCTCAACAATACAGCAGGATAAATTTAGTTAATATCTCAATATTACTTTAATTTGGTTCAACGCAAAGCTAACCAACTGGAGCAGAGTTAAAGCATCAGAATTCTTTAGCAGACATTACATAAATTGATCAATTTGTTgatcacttaaataaaaacggtacaataaatataaatgccaCACAATgggaaaaatacatgttatagTTGCAATGATTTTGCAATACTCCATttagtttggttaaaaaaaatgtacaaagggggaaaaataaaagctaatatatatttttaccaaGGCACTTTGATATGTCCTaattcacaaaataataattacattgATTTAATCATATTGAGGTTGTGATTAAATCActtcatatttaaaaagataCACTAaaaagtatgactttttttgtaaccgtgtgcacaaaaaaacacagttaagaGATTTATAAACAATCGAAATCTACTTAGTGTTAAAATGTAACCAACATAAATTATAATTCTAAAAtcgttgtttgttttctatgtgcatttaattgattttatgaacaatACCTGAGACAATTCATCTAAAAAAAGAGTTGTAACTATGTCTAAAATGTATGCATTATGcgttacctgtaataatgcccCCTCCCccaactttattgacaaacaaTGCACATACAGAATATACACTGACACTCCACACTACGtgcaaattacattttctttttatttgacagaaaaataaaccaaataactcaTTAAACCTGTAAGAATGTTTTGTCAGACTCATGAACAGTTCATTTGTCATGTAAGTGACCCAGTAAATTTATCCACTTTCATGTTCCTTGCATTCATAGACAGATTTATACAATTATTATGAGAAagacacataaaaacagaaaccaaaattCAGAACACTCACGGTCTTAAAAGTCTCGCTGAAACACCGAGCAACCTTCCAAACTGTGCGAACGTCGCCATGATTGTTATGGTTTCCTGAACAGGACGGAAGTGTAGATTGCACAAGCGGAAATGACGTACTATTGTGTCCGTTTGGTAAAGTGTTCCCCTCCGAGGACCCAGGAATAACTAACGCTAAAGTTGGTTTTTGTAGAGCTCCGCGATATAAGTcaaccaacaaaataaaatgccttCAGGTAAAAACTTTAGGAGGAGAAAGGAGTCatcagatgatgaagaggaagatgagacgACTGAAGAAGTCAGGTGAGACAGCTAACGCAAACAAGGGCGCAAGCCTATGCTACTGTGGTAGCTAGCTACTGACGTCTTgcataaagttttttctttgttcaaactACAATTCTATTTTACGATTTTTATTTCAGACTTTGaatttaatttgtgtttctgtaTGTTTTGCAAAGATCAAAGCTAGAGGAAACTAAAGAAATCCAAAGTTTAAGGAAACGCCAAAGCGGTGTCAGGTAATGTGACGCTTGTtgagtaaatatttattcagtcactgctgtttttaaaataaaaataatatatatatataaaaacccGGGTGTAcgccattaaaaaacaaacaaaaagaaaaacgtgttttcttatttttagtctGACAGCATTACTCGTTGGAGAAAAACTCCCACCAGAAGCTGAAATTGACGTATGTATTACAGTTGTAGTACCATGCACTGTATGTGTGAGTCATGAGCTGCAACAAGACTTACattacaccccccccccacccccatttttttttccaattttaacaGAATGACCCGTTTAAGCTCAAGACAG from Oryzias melastigma strain HK-1 linkage group LG9, ASM292280v2, whole genome shotgun sequence encodes the following:
- the nfu1 gene encoding NFU1 iron-sulfur cluster scaffold homolog, mitochondrial; its protein translation is MATFAQFGRLLGVSARLLRPLASRGCPTSGFPSQATRVSNRMPQNPIWVIPGRTMFVQTQDTPNPNSLKFLPGRIVLEEGTMNFAGPREAYCSPLARQLFRIDGVKSVFLGPDFITITKSDANMEWKVIKPDVFAAIMDFFTSGLPVVNEDSKPSADTAPSDEDDEVVAMIKELLDTRIRPTVQEDGGDVVYRGFEDGVVKLKLQGSCTSCPSSIVTLKNGIQNMLQFYVPEVESVEQVKDDEDEEAAQV